GGCACTGAAAACACTTTGCGGATCTTCCCTGGATTTCGTTGTAGAAGAATAACACTGCTACTTACCGCAATAGCCTCTGATAGATCATGAGTGACTAATATTGCAGTCGTTCCCCTGCTACGTAAGGTCTCTGAGACCAAATCTTCCAGCTGTAATTTGATCTGGTAATCAAGCGCCGAGAACGGCTCGTCTAGTAGAAGTAGTCCAGGATTCGTAGCCAAGGTCCGTACCAGAGCTACTCTCTGCCGCATCCCACCTGATAACTGAGAAGGAAAGGCGTGCTCTTTCCCCTCTAAACCCATCTCTCGAAGTAGCTCCAGCGTCCGCTTTCTGCTCTCCTCGTTCAAGCTTCCAGTCAGCTCTAGACCCAGAATGGCATTGTCCAGAATACTCCGCCAAGGAAAAAGATAATCCTGCTGCAGCATATATCCAACCTCTGGTGAGGGACCCATAATGGGTTGGCCATTTACGACTACTTCACCTTGAGATGGCTGCAGCAGTCCTGCAATAATCGATAGGAGAGTCGTCTTGCCGCAACCACTTGGTCCAACTAAGCTAACGAACTCTCCTTGCTCGACAATAAGGTTCAGGTCCTCAACGGCCAGTGAAGCTTCACGGTCGCCAAGATAGGCATGCGTTACTCCCTTTAATTGCACTACTGGAAGCATTGTCAGCCCCTCCTTCAATTTCACATCATCTTACTTAGAATCTTGGGTTCTCTCTTATTTTGAAGTGCTGCTCTTTATGCTCTTCTCAGCTTTCTCAGCAAAACTGTTATTCACTATTTTGTCAGCAGGTACGCGTTCTTTAAGCTCACCAGCATTATCAATGACATCAAGCAGATTGTTCCATTCTTCTTGATCTATAATTGGATTAACCGCATAGGTATCCTGTTCCTTATAACGTTTGACTGCAGAAACCACGATATCTTTATCCGTCTTATCAAAATAAGTCATAATCGCATCCGCGATTTCTTCAGGGCTATGTTCCTTCACCCAAAGCTGAGCACGCTGGATCGCATTTGTGAACTTCTGTACTGTGTCTCCATTTTCACTAATATAACTGTTCTTAGACATAAACACGGTGTACGGTAAATAGCCGCTTTCCACCCCAAACGAAGCCACTACCTGCCCTCGTCCCTCACGTTCAAAGATAGAAGCCTGTGGTTCAAACAACTGAACATAATCGCCAGTACCTGAAGCAAATGCTCCAGCAATATTGGCAAAGTCAATATTTTGGATTAAGGTAATGTCCTTTGTAGGATCTATTCCTTTTTTAGATAAAGTAAACGCGCCAGCCATTTGAGGCATACCACCTTTTCTTTGCCCCAGGAAGGTAGACCCCTTCACTTTATCCCAGTTAAACGCTCCGTCAGCCTTACGGGCAAACAGGAACGTTCCATCCCTCTGAGTCAGCTGTGCAAAATTAATGACCGGATCATCTGAACCCTGCTGATACACATAAATGGAGGTTTCAGAACCTACCAACGCAACATCGATGGCACCTGAGAGGAGTGCAGTCATGGTTTTATCTCCACCGGGGATCGTCTGTAGTTCTACATCAAGACCTTCATCTTTAAAGAAGTTTTGTGATAAGGCAACATATTCGGGTGCATAAAAGACAGAACGGGTAACTTCACCAATCTTCACCTTTACCATCTCTGACTTTCCGCCGCAACCGGCAAGCACTGAAAAGCATAAAGTAATGATCATGAGCGACAATGACAGCTTTTTCCTAATCTTCATTCTTCATTCTCCTTTCTTACCGGGTCCTTCGCCCTTGCTTAAAGCATATGCAGATGCCTACTAAAAGGTTAAAACCTCCAATAACATATGGAAATCCAAGTATAACCATGATACTTGCGACTTTTATTGAAATAATGGATAAATATCGATTAATTTGCTGTTTTTGTATCTGTGCAAACGTTTTACCTAAGGGGATGCATTCGAGTACTATAGGAAATAAAGCGCTTTCCATTTCTTGTATAAGAAAAATTGCAATAAAAGGGGTTATTACATATGTATAAAGGTGCTACATTCAAAACCAAAAAAATCACAATATGCTCTCTGGTGGGCATCAGCCTAACCACATTACTGCTGTCCGGTTGTACTGGAAATCAAAGCAACAATCAATCAACGGCCTCTCCTTCCCCAAAAGCAAACACTTCTCAGAGTACCGTTACTCCCCAAGCTGCAAAAGTCATAAATAAAACGGACGAACAACCTTCCACGGTTTATTATGAATTATTTGTTCGTTCCTTCTATGATTCAGACGGGGATGGCATTGGAGATCTCAAAGGAATCACCCAAAAGCTGGATTACTTAAATGATGGGAATCCTGAAACCACGACTGATTTGGGGATTGGTGGGATTTGGCTCATGCCCATCAACCCATCACCAAGCTATCATGGATACGATGTAACCGATTATCGTGCGATTAATCCTGATTATGGGACACTTGAGGATTTGCAGGAGCTAACTAAGGAAGCACATAAGCGGGGAATTAAAGTGATTATGGATCTAGTTGTGAATCATACCTCCAAAGAACACCCATGGTTCGTAGATTCGGCTAAAAACACCGACAGCAAATATCGCGATTGGTACGTCTGGGCAGAAGATCAAGGGCGTTCAGCAAATGGAGCCAGCGCCGCCGGCAGTGGAAATGCATGGCACGCTTTACTTGGAAGTCATTATCTGGGCGGCTTTTGGGAAGGCATGCCTGATCTAAATTTCGATAATGCTGAAGTTCGCACTGAAATGAAGGACATCGGAAAGTTTTGGCTGGAGCAAGGTGTGGATGGATTCCGTCTAGATGCTGCGAAACATATCTACGAAGATCTTTTGAGTGACAAAAGTGAGGCTACAACCGCTAAAAATGTATCTTGGTGGCAAGAGTTCCGCAAAGCCATGAATGAAGTAAATCCAGAGGCCTATATAGTCGGCGAGGTATGGGAAAATTCTGCTGTCACTGTCGGTGCTTATTTAGACCAAGCCTTTGACTCAAGCTTTAACTTTGGCTTAGCTGAAACACTGGTTAATTCTGTAAAAACCGAAAAAGACAGTGGGACTGCCTTTACGCTGGAACGATCGTATAAGTTGTATTCCAAAATATCCGATAACCATTTTACCGATGCTATTTTCTTGACGAATCATGATCAAAACAGAGTCATGAGTCAATTAGACAACAACCCAAATCATGCTAAAATGGCAGCAGCCCTACTGTTAACTTTGCCTGGAAATCCTTTTATTTATTATGGTGAAGAAATCGGAATGCTGGGTGTGAAACCAGATGAAGGGATTCGAGAGCCTATGAGATGGATGGCAACGGATCAAGTCGAGGGGCAGACTACTTGGGAGGCTGGAAGCAATAATACTGATGCGATCGGCGTTGATGTCGAGAGCCAGACTAATAACAGCAGCTCATTGCTAGAAAGATATCGCGAACTCATTGCATTAAGAAATGAAGTTCCTGCGCTCCGAGATGGCGGAATCCGTGACTATGCATCTGGCAACACCGGGGTTATGGCCTACGAACGACTAACAACGCAAGATCAGGTACTCGTTATTCATAACCTTACCGGTGAAGAACAAAAAATTGCATTACATCCCAGCGTTGATGGTATCTCTTACTCCAAGATCTTTAAGACGATTGCTGACAAAGCTACTTTGAATTCAGATCAACTTTCCCTTCCTCCTTATTCAACGGTTATTGTAGAGTAAGATATGAGGAGGAATGCAACACCCACTTTGTTACTGATCCGCATAATTGAGCTTTTGTAATCGGGAGAGCTATAAGCCAGTCTTTGGATGGATCACTGCTCATTCGTAGCAACCAGCCACTGGAATGATCGCCCATGAAGCGAGCCTTTTGGAACTTCCATCCACTGTCACTGGGCGTACAGAGTCGTAATTCTCCTTCCGCCATGTAGCATTTCATCACCCGTGCTAATTGGATGGAATGTACATCATCCCCTGTCTCTGCGGCTAAACAATCTGAGAGCATTTGCAGCGTGGATGAGCATGAGCTTTTTTTCAGCTCCTCAAACTTTTTTTTTGACATTAGTAATGCCGGAATCCTATGATTGTAGAGCTCCTTCATGTTCTCACATTCGAACAGCTGAAGACAAAAGCCCTCCGTTTCGATTTCATCCTTTAATTCATAGGGTAGGGTTTCTGGCTTACTATTGCAGATTACTAGTATTCGGTCTTTATGTATTTGCAGACACAGATCCTTCATTTCCTCCTTTTCTTTATATTTCAATCTACAGATCCGTTTTGTGGTTAAACCTGTATGTAACTGGTCCAGAACTACTTGCCCTTTTGCTTCATCTGGAAATAAAAAATGCGTTAAATCGGTCAATCCATTGTCATTCACACCATTGCATCCTTCCTGTATTTCATATATATGTATATTAATCTAACAATCTTTATGTTATCATAAGCTAATTTTAAGGTAAAATTAAGAAACAAAGGGTATTATCATTAACATGAAATACTTTTAGCGAGGTGTCTTCAAAATGAGAATGCTCATCACATTTCAGAACAAACTTGTACCTGTGTATTTCACAACAGAAAATAAACAGCCCACACAAAAAGTACTTAGATTACTTAACAGTACGTTGGAGCTCAAAATTCAAAAGGGCAAAAATGCCATCCAGAAATGCCTAAATTCTCTGATTAGTATCGAAATTAAAGGCTCTGAAGCTATATTGCACAGTTATAGTGAGAATGATTCATTGGCGCTATCCCTCTATTAATAGAGGGGTAGTTTTTTTGTAAAGTTTCAGGATTTCGCACACTAAACAGCAAGTCTCTGAATGAGACTTGCTGTTTTAAAGTTTTGCAGCTTCAGTGAAGGATTACACAGGTATTAGGCAATTTCAGCTAATTTTGTAGTTCTTATTCTCTGCCTTCTCTGCTTTTTCAGCTTTCTGTATTCGAAGTTTAAATAGTCTCACTAAATTTTGGCGTGTATGCTCTTCGTGACAGCTATCCAATTTCTTAATGATAAACCGATCAATGGACATGTCCATCGCTCCTTTTAATTCATTCAGATACTCATGGATATAGGGAATTTTTTCCTGTTTCCTTGTAAGTTTTTTAACCGGGAATTCTGTTTTTCAAACTCTTGTACCTTTATAAAATACTCAATTCCAAAAAAAGAAATTACAAATTAATAATTTACAAACAAAATAATACGTGCTATATTATTTATAGTTAATATTAAATACACACATCCAAGGGAGTAATCATAATGTCTAAAGTTTTATTCATCAAAGCAAATAACCGTCCAGCAGAACAATCCGTAAGTGTTAAGCTTTACAACGAGTTCTTGGAGAACTACAAACTCAACAACCCAGAAGATGAGATCACTGAACTTGATCTGTTCGCAGAGCAACTTCCTTACTACGACAATACCTTGATTACTGGCATGTACAAAGCAGCTCAAGGTTACGAACTAACAGCTGAAGAAGCAGCAGGTGCTGCTGTAGTTAATAAATATCTGGAACAGTTCATCGCTGCAGATAAAGTAGTATTCGGTTTCCCACTGTGGAACATGACCGTACCAGCAGTATTGCATACTTATGTCGATTACCTCTGCCAAGCTGGCAAAACATTCTCTTACACTGCTGAAGGCCCAGTTGGTCTTTTGACAGGTAAGAAAGCAATCGTTCTGAACGCTAGAGGTGGCATTTATTCCGAAGGTCCTGCAGCAAGTGCTGAAATGGCTGTAAACTTCATCGTTGGTAACCTTAACCTATGGGGTATCAAAGATATTACACAAGTAATCATCGAAGGTCACAACCAACTTCCTGCGCAATCCGCTGAAATCATTGAGAACGGACTACAATTGGCCAAGGAAACTGCTGCGTCGTTCTAATCCAAGCCTATTTAGATCCAATTCAATATATAACGGTGACCCTAAGCTGTCTTTGAACTGCACCCCGTCAAGTAGACAGTACAAAAAATAAAAGTATTTTATGCGGCCTTAGTCCTGAATTCAATGGGATTGAGGCCGTTTAGTTTTGCCTGTAACCGCTAGTTATTATAAAAGTGAATGTAGGCATCAATATCTTTTTGGAGATTTTCAAAGGTTCGGTAGGTATGTAAGTAGTACTTCTCGCATTTCAAGGTTCCCCAAAAGGATTCCATCGGTCCATTATCAATGCAGCATCCCACTCGTGACATGCTTTGCGTCAATTTCGCCTCGCCCAGCGTCTTGAAGACCAGCGAATTATTATTAGCATGGCCTAGAACGTAAGCAACAATGGACTTGTCATGCAGATCTTTTATTGCACTTAAATACGCCTTCTGCCCGTTGCCGTATTTGAATTCCGTTACATCTGTTACCCATTTTTAGTTTGGAGCTTCCGCCTCAAAGTTACGGTTTAGCACATTCTCTGCGACCTGCTGAGGCGTGGAGCCTACGTCTTCTTCCTCTTTCTGCGGATAACGGACTGAATGCCCCGGATCCTCATGAGGCGAACTGAACAGATGTTTTCCTGACGAATCTGACTTAATCTCTCCCCCTTTCGAATTCCTCTAACTTTTTTAGGAAAGCATTCTCCGCACGCAGCCGTGCATTCTCGTTTTCCAGCTTTTTCATAGCGAGTCTGTGGCGATCTGCTTCCGTAAGCTCTTCAGGCGCTTTGGTACGTCCTCTGCCGTCCCGCAACACTTCTTCGCCGCCTGCTTCGTACTTTTTTACCCAGCTATATACTTATTGGTAAGAAACGTGAAAATGGCTTGCCGCCTTCGATATGTCTTGTCCATTCGCCAGGCAGTACAGCACGATATCCATCCGTTCCTGCCAAGTCGTTGCGCGTCCTTTGGTCATAGTTCTAGTTCCTCCTAGATTAGCAGTTAAGCTGTTGCTATGACCATTATACTTCTTAATCCAATTGGCGAGTTGAACTTGCAATTTTATACTTGTAGATGATTTGGCTTTGCGACAAATCCCCCTCGAGATAATCCCTAACCACTTGGAGTTTGAGTTCTGCTGAATACTTTTGATTGTGGGTTCGAACTTCCAGGCTAGCGTAACCGTACAATTGATAACGCCTCCGCCACTTCACTACAGATGTTTTAGATAATCCGTACTTTCGCGCCGCAGCTTTCAACCCGATTTGGCCGCATTCGATTTCTTGAAGAATCGTTAGTTTTTCAAGTGCCGTAAACCTTTTTCGTTCCATAAAAATGCTCCCCATACAGCAACAGTTTTTTATTATTTCACCTGTCTACTGTATGGGGAGCATATCACTATCGCTTAGGGTCACCCTTTTTTGATTTTCTATGCTATCAATACACTACGAATGGCCCCGTCGCTGTCTTTCAAAGTTCTTCTAATACTCATCCAGTTCTTTACGCCATCCGTACCCTCTGGTCCTTGACGAACCAACTTTAGAAGAAGCAGCGCTTTTTCTCTTGAGTTTCACCTCTTTGGTACTTTGGTACAGCAGCTCACGCTGTGTCTTTCTGTAGTTCAGCAGTCTCTTCTCTTCCAGCTCACCGCTTCGAACTGCTTCCAGAACGGCACAGCCCTCTTCTCGTTCATGTCTGCAGTTACTAAAACGACATGTAGCACCTAAGCTGCTGATATCACTGAACGCTAGATCCAGCCCACCCTCATCTTCCCACAGCTGCAGCTCGCGCATCCCCGGTGTATCCACTATAATCCCACCGTCTGGCATAACAAACAGTTCACGGTGCGTAGTAGTATGACGTCCGCGGCTATCTCCTTCTCTAACATCCTGTGTAAGCTGAAGGTTCTTTCCGCAAAGCCAGTTGACCATAGTTGATTTACCACAGCCTGATGAGCCCGTTAGTGCCACTGTCTGTCCACTGCCGATGTAAGGAAGCAGCTTCTCACGCCCATCATCTTGCAAAGCGCTAACTGCATGTACTGAAACTCCTGGAGCTGCACTTTCCATTTCGGCGATTTTACTCTCTGCATCTAGGCAAAGATCCGCTTTGGTCAACAGAATGACTGGATTTGCCCCACTGTTCCAAGCCATGATTAGGTATCTCTCCATGCGCCGAACATTAAAGTCATCATTCAAAGCACTGACCAGAAATAAGGTGTCCACATTCGAGGCAACAATTTGCTCCTCTTGTGTGTTACCTGCTACCTTGCGTGAGATGACACTATGTCGAGGCAATATCCCATGTATAATCGCATGCTCACCGCCATCCTGCATTGCAAGAGCCACCCAGTCGCCGATCGCTGGAAAATCACCTGAAGCAACAAACGTATGTCTCAGCTTACCTGATAGCTCTCCCCATGTCTCTCCCAAATCAGTCATTACCCTATACTTACTTCCAAAATCACCTACAATCCTTCCGGGAACAAGTTGTTTATCCTCCGGTTGTTTCCACTTTTCAACCCATTTTGTGCTCCAATTTTCATTCCATCCATATTGCTTTATGTTAGTCATTTGAATCCTCCTAAAGAAATGTTTATGTTTTTATTATTCTTGTACTTCTAGCGTTTTCCGAGAACACAAAAAGCCGCCGGAACTTAAGACTCCGGCGGCGGTTTACACTCATGAACTTTTCTGTGACGAAAAGGACAAACAGTGCACACACAATCAGAAAAGTGTCTCATCCTAAAGACTAGGATAAGTTCATTTTTCCGTGCGATATATAGACAAATAGACACTTAACTACAAATTCTATCAGTTCTATACACGCAAAAAAGCCGCCGGACCCGATACGGTTCCCGCGGCTCTAATAAGCGTAATAGAGCTTACCTGCTAAACTGCACGAATAACTTATTCGGCAGCCGCTGTTCCCGGAAGACACGTATCCACAACAGTTAAATTCGTTACGTTAAAAACTGTCATAAAACATCGTCTCCTTCCGAAATAAGATGGTGTTATCATAATCGGCTTAGCAGTAAAATGTCAACTGCAAGTTTAAAAAAAATTACAAAATGGACTTAAGCTCATTCAACTCACTGATCTTCTTCCAAGGTTGTATGTCCAACTGATCGTCCCAGGCATGTTTTCTTTGCAGCCAAATGCCTTGAAGCCCCGCTTTGCCTGCACCCCAGATATCGTTCACTGGATGATCTCCGATAAACAACGTCTGATCCGCAGTAACTCCCAATCTCTCTAATGCAAGTTGATAAATCTTAGGATCGGGCTTAGCGATACCTACTTCTCCAGAAATGACAATAGTCTTGAAGTACTCTCGCAGGCCAAGGGTATCAATTTTAGTGTTCTGGATATCTACTTTGCCGTTGGTAACCAGTCCAAGTATATAACCACGCACTTTACAGTACTTCAGAACATCCACAGCATCCTTCATCGTTGCTCCGTGGTTGATATAGCTCGCGTCATAATACGTACGAATATGTTCAGCCGAAACTGGCGTTTCCCAAGGTAGTACCCCACTTAGCTCTGCGAAGAATCCGTCCTTATCACGATATCCATCAGCGTCTCTGTGGATCATATCTTCTATAACACCCTGCGCTTCCGCAGGTTCTAGATGTTCTAGAAAATCCTGAACAAACTGAGTACTAAAACTACGAAACGTATTATCGCGATCCATTAAAGTATTATCCAGATCAAATAATATGGCTTGTACTTCTTTCATAAAGCGATTCCCCTTATATGCTGTTGATTATAAGAATTAAACTTTCAGTAATCTATTGTACTATGCCTTTGGAGACAATGAAAAGACCATTCTGTAAAAAGGAATAGCTGTCTCCCCTTCTACCGAACAGTCTTTATAGGCTTTATATTTGATTTATTCATTTACTCAAAATGCTCCGCTCGATGTGTCAGCATCATTTCCTCTTCTGTGATATACAGTGGGAAAGGAGGGGTTTCTTTGAGATAACTTTCTGTGGCTAGCAATCGATAATGGACTTCAGGTAACCAAGCATCTTCAACAAGTGGTAGCTGACCTGTATCACTGATGTAATTGTCTACAGCGGACTGAACCATATCAAGGTAATACGGAACAAGCTTATCTCCTTCCTCGAAAACTTCATACGTCTCACGTGACATATAGAAATTCTGCTCTGGAACTCCACCTAAATAGCGTTTTAGTCGGCTCAAATCTATTCTTTTGTCGTCAAGGATTAAGGATGTTCTATTAATGAGCGCAGGCATATCTTCTTCAAACTGTCTGATCGCCTGCTTGACTTGATTTAAGGTAACAGTGACATGATCGGTTTGGGGTTGTTTTTTTGTGCGTTTGAAAAACATAAGACAAGTCTCCTTTCGAAAAACCATCTTTGTTAACGCTTACAATTCTATTATATTCGAATTCCTCCCTCTTAATCAGCATATTTCTAATCGACACAAATTGTTAACAATCTTATGATCATTATTTGACATCTTCCCAACGTGTCCATATTTCTCGGGGATTTAGCTCATATTTGTCATTCTCACGATACATAAACTGATGCATAATAAATTCACGCCGAATCGTGGCGAAATCTTCATGAAATTGCTTAATGAACTCATTGATTTCCTTTTCAGTATAAACCATCCCAGGCTCTAGCTTCTCAACCATGTACTGAAGTGCGATCAGCTTCTTCTTATACTGTGCCGGGATTTGCCGAAGCCGCCCATCCTTCGAGAAAAAATTACGAAGCACAGACTCCTTTAGACTATTCTCAGGTGATTTCTCTTCCATATTTCTCGCTCCTTTCGAAAAAATAAACTGAAGTGAAGCCTCAGCGCCACTACTAATGAACTCTGGATTCAACTTAAAATAAACCGTATTTTTGTCACGTCGTTCCTTAATTAGAGCCGCTTCACGTAATTTCGCAGCATGATGAGTTACTGTTGGTTGCGATAAATTCAATTTCTCGGCCAGCGCTTGTCCGTGCATTTCTCCTTGAGACAGAAGCAACAATAAACGCAGACGCGTTGGATCAGCCAAAGCTTTATGATAGTTCACTATTTTTTCCAACTGCATTGGAATCACACTCCTTAGCTTTCACACGCAAAATGCATATTAGATATATATCTAATTATATAACAATCAACATTACACTTGCAATGGTTATTGTGTTTAATCTAGCGCTTATGGCAAAATTCATGAATTTAGAGTAGGATTTAAAGAAAAGATAGTAACAATCAGGAGGTAACCCGCTGTATGAAAGATGTAATTATTATCGGTGCAGGTCCTTGCGGCCTCTCGGCAGCTATCGAATGCCAGCGCCAAGGACTATCCAGTCTCATTATTGAAAAAAACTTTATCGTTCACTCCATTTATTTGTATCCAACAAATATGCAATTCTTCAGTACAGCTGAGTTATTGGAGATCGGAGACGTTCCTTTCACCTCGACCAATGATAAACCCTATCGTCATGAAGCACTTGTCTATTACCGCCGAGCTGCGAAACAGTATGGTCTAGATATCGCAGCTTACGAAGAAGCGTTATCCATTGAGCCTCTGGAAGATGGGACTTTTGCTGTACATACGTCCAATATGAGTGGTGAGCATCAAACACGTATCACCGCAAATGTAGTTATCGCTACGGGTTACTTTGATCAGCCGAATATGATCGGTATTCCAGGTGAAGAACTTCCTAAAGTTACCCATTATTTCGGTGAAGCCCATCCATATACAGGGATGAAGGTTACAGTAATTGGTGGCAGTAATTCCGCGGTAGATGCAGCTCTGGAGCTTATGCGCGTTGGAGCTACAGTAGATATGGTCTATCGTGGTGAGAGCATTTCCACGAATATAAAACCTTGG
The window above is part of the Paenibacillus sp. FSL K6-0276 genome. Proteins encoded here:
- a CDS encoding YpdA family putative bacillithiol disulfide reductase encodes the protein MKDVIIIGAGPCGLSAAIECQRQGLSSLIIEKNFIVHSIYLYPTNMQFFSTAELLEIGDVPFTSTNDKPYRHEALVYYRRAAKQYGLDIAAYEEALSIEPLEDGTFAVHTSNMSGEHQTRITANVVIATGYFDQPNMIGIPGEELPKVTHYFGEAHPYTGMKVTVIGGSNSAVDAALELMRVGATVDMVYRGESISTNIKPWVRPIFEGLVQKGKIALHLEARVTEITASSVIVTNHNGDKKSLDNDFVLALTGFRPSRVLLTSAGVVMDDDLDKPAFNPSTMESNVPGLYVAGVIASGRNANEVFIETGRGHGKLIADHILAKRSSHNKELNV
- a CDS encoding FMN-dependent NADH-azoreductase; translated protein: MSKVLFIKANNRPAEQSVSVKLYNEFLENYKLNNPEDEITELDLFAEQLPYYDNTLITGMYKAAQGYELTAEEAAGAAVVNKYLEQFIAADKVVFGFPLWNMTVPAVLHTYVDYLCQAGKTFSYTAEGPVGLLTGKKAIVLNARGGIYSEGPAASAEMAVNFIVGNLNLWGIKDITQVIIEGHNQLPAQSAEIIENGLQLAKETAASF
- a CDS encoding ABC transporter ATP-binding protein, with protein sequence MLPVVQLKGVTHAYLGDREASLAVEDLNLIVEQGEFVSLVGPSGCGKTTLLSIIAGLLQPSQGEVVVNGQPIMGPSPEVGYMLQQDYLFPWRSILDNAILGLELTGSLNEESRKRTLELLREMGLEGKEHAFPSQLSGGMRQRVALVRTLATNPGLLLLDEPFSALDYQIKLQLEDLVSETLRSRGTTAILVTHDLSEAIAVSSSVILLQRNPGKIRKVFSVPEQIRTAPPLFARDQPGFSELFHEIWKEMEIAGRES
- a CDS encoding metalloregulator ArsR/SmtB family transcription factor; this translates as MQLEKIVNYHKALADPTRLRLLLLLSQGEMHGQALAEKLNLSQPTVTHHAAKLREAALIKERRDKNTVYFKLNPEFISSGAEASLQFIFSKGARNMEEKSPENSLKESVLRNFFSKDGRLRQIPAQYKKKLIALQYMVEKLEPGMVYTEKEINEFIKQFHEDFATIRREFIMHQFMYRENDKYELNPREIWTRWEDVK
- a CDS encoding integrase core domain-containing protein, whose amino-acid sequence is MSRVGCCIDNGPMESFWGTLKCEKYYLHTYRTFENLQKDIDAYIHFYNN
- a CDS encoding HAD family hydrolase, which codes for MKEVQAILFDLDNTLMDRDNTFRSFSTQFVQDFLEHLEPAEAQGVIEDMIHRDADGYRDKDGFFAELSGVLPWETPVSAEHIRTYYDASYINHGATMKDAVDVLKYCKVRGYILGLVTNGKVDIQNTKIDTLGLREYFKTIVISGEVGIAKPDPKIYQLALERLGVTADQTLFIGDHPVNDIWGAGKAGLQGIWLQRKHAWDDQLDIQPWKKISELNELKSIL
- the rsgA gene encoding ribosome small subunit-dependent GTPase A, producing the protein MTNIKQYGWNENWSTKWVEKWKQPEDKQLVPGRIVGDFGSKYRVMTDLGETWGELSGKLRHTFVASGDFPAIGDWVALAMQDGGEHAIIHGILPRHSVISRKVAGNTQEEQIVASNVDTLFLVSALNDDFNVRRMERYLIMAWNSGANPVILLTKADLCLDAESKIAEMESAAPGVSVHAVSALQDDGREKLLPYIGSGQTVALTGSSGCGKSTMVNWLCGKNLQLTQDVREGDSRGRHTTTHRELFVMPDGGIIVDTPGMRELQLWEDEGGLDLAFSDISSLGATCRFSNCRHEREEGCAVLEAVRSGELEEKRLLNYRKTQRELLYQSTKEVKLKRKSAASSKVGSSRTRGYGWRKELDEY
- a CDS encoding DUF3939 domain-containing protein encodes the protein MFFKRTKKQPQTDHVTVTLNQVKQAIRQFEEDMPALINRTSLILDDKRIDLSRLKRYLGGVPEQNFYMSRETYEVFEEGDKLVPYYLDMVQSAVDNYISDTGQLPLVEDAWLPEVHYRLLATESYLKETPPFPLYITEEEMMLTHRAEHFE
- a CDS encoding ABC transporter substrate-binding protein translates to MKIRKKLSLSLMIITLCFSVLAGCGGKSEMVKVKIGEVTRSVFYAPEYVALSQNFFKDEGLDVELQTIPGGDKTMTALLSGAIDVALVGSETSIYVYQQGSDDPVINFAQLTQRDGTFLFARKADGAFNWDKVKGSTFLGQRKGGMPQMAGAFTLSKKGIDPTKDITLIQNIDFANIAGAFASGTGDYVQLFEPQASIFEREGRGQVVASFGVESGYLPYTVFMSKNSYISENGDTVQKFTNAIQRAQLWVKEHSPEEIADAIMTYFDKTDKDIVVSAVKRYKEQDTYAVNPIIDQEEWNNLLDVIDNAGELKERVPADKIVNNSFAEKAEKSIKSSTSK
- a CDS encoding alpha-amylase family glycosyl hydrolase, translating into MYKGATFKTKKITICSLVGISLTTLLLSGCTGNQSNNQSTASPSPKANTSQSTVTPQAAKVINKTDEQPSTVYYELFVRSFYDSDGDGIGDLKGITQKLDYLNDGNPETTTDLGIGGIWLMPINPSPSYHGYDVTDYRAINPDYGTLEDLQELTKEAHKRGIKVIMDLVVNHTSKEHPWFVDSAKNTDSKYRDWYVWAEDQGRSANGASAAGSGNAWHALLGSHYLGGFWEGMPDLNFDNAEVRTEMKDIGKFWLEQGVDGFRLDAAKHIYEDLLSDKSEATTAKNVSWWQEFRKAMNEVNPEAYIVGEVWENSAVTVGAYLDQAFDSSFNFGLAETLVNSVKTEKDSGTAFTLERSYKLYSKISDNHFTDAIFLTNHDQNRVMSQLDNNPNHAKMAAALLLTLPGNPFIYYGEEIGMLGVKPDEGIREPMRWMATDQVEGQTTWEAGSNNTDAIGVDVESQTNNSSSLLERYRELIALRNEVPALRDGGIRDYASGNTGVMAYERLTTQDQVLVIHNLTGEEQKIALHPSVDGISYSKIFKTIADKATLNSDQLSLPPYSTVIVE
- a CDS encoding transposase, yielding MERKRFTALEKLTILQEIECGQIGLKAAARKYGLSKTSVVKWRRRYQLYGYASLEVRTHNQKYSAELKLQVVRDYLEGDLSQSQIIYKYKIASSTRQLD